Proteins from one Streptomyces sp. NBC_00289 genomic window:
- a CDS encoding roadblock/LC7 domain-containing protein, protein MTAPKPTDRTTTSQSGELNWLLDDLVDRVASIRKAVVLSGDGLATGVSKDLSREDGEHLAAVASGFHSLAKGVGRHFEAGSVRQTVVELDEAFLFVTAAGDGSCLAVLSDADSDVGQVAYEMTLLVKRVGVHLGAVPRTDLPSGG, encoded by the coding sequence ATGACCGCACCGAAGCCGACCGACCGGACCACGACCAGCCAGTCCGGCGAACTCAACTGGCTGCTGGACGACCTGGTCGACCGCGTCGCGAGCATCCGCAAGGCCGTCGTGCTCTCCGGCGACGGACTGGCCACCGGGGTGTCCAAGGACCTGTCCCGCGAGGACGGCGAGCACCTGGCGGCCGTCGCCTCCGGGTTCCACAGCCTCGCCAAGGGCGTGGGCCGCCACTTCGAGGCGGGCAGCGTCCGCCAGACGGTCGTCGAGCTGGACGAGGCCTTCCTGTTCGTGACCGCGGCGGGCGACGGCAGTTGCCTCGCCGTTCTCTCGGACGCCGACTCCGACGTCGGCCAGGTCGCCTACGAGATGACGCTCCTCGTCAAGCGCGTCGGTGTGCATCTGGGCGCCGTGCCGCGCACCGATCTGCCCTCGGGCGGGTAG
- a CDS encoding DUF742 domain-containing protein — protein MSADGQGRSHWFDDEAGPVVRPYAMTRGRTTSAGQHRLDLIALVVTEVEADDPEADHSLSPEHVDIVELCRDSPQSVAELAAELDLPVGVVRVLVGDLVHGEFVHVNRPVPPAELPDESILRDVISGLRAL, from the coding sequence ATGAGCGCAGACGGTCAGGGAAGAAGCCACTGGTTCGACGACGAAGCCGGTCCGGTCGTCCGTCCGTACGCCATGACGCGCGGCCGCACCACCAGCGCGGGCCAACACCGCCTCGACCTCATCGCGTTGGTCGTCACGGAGGTCGAGGCGGACGATCCGGAAGCCGACCACTCACTGTCCCCGGAACACGTGGACATCGTCGAACTTTGCCGTGACAGCCCGCAGTCGGTCGCCGAACTCGCCGCCGAACTCGATCTGCCCGTCGGAGTCGTCCGGGTTCTCGTCGGGGACCTGGTGCACGGGGAGTTCGTCCACGTGAACCGGCCCGTACCCCCGGCCGAACTCCCCGACGAAAGCATTCTGCGCGATGTCATCAGCGGCCTCCGGGCGCTGTGA